A section of the Candidatus Bathyarchaeia archaeon genome encodes:
- a CDS encoding pyridoxamine 5'-phosphate oxidase family protein, which translates to MPTKEMTTEEIEQFLLNSRVGRLGLTLPEGPYVVPLGYAIADSKVFFHTCNKGLKMKALKNHPDVCFEVDESLSDASMYKSVIMFGKAEIIDDKERMIPYLQKLIDKYRVSEPFDDYMSKPGRNRDKELAAVRICVITPTKTTEKKFIAKSDFHSST; encoded by the coding sequence ATGCCAACAAAGGAAATGACAACGGAAGAAATCGAACAGTTCCTCCTCAACTCGCGGGTAGGCAGGCTCGGCTTAACATTACCCGAAGGCCCGTACGTTGTTCCCCTCGGCTATGCCATTGCGGATAGCAAGGTCTTCTTTCACACATGCAACAAAGGCTTGAAAATGAAAGCACTCAAAAACCACCCTGACGTGTGCTTTGAGGTTGACGAGTCACTTTCCGATGCCTCCATGTACAAGAGCGTAATCATGTTCGGCAAAGCAGAAATCATCGACGACAAAGAAAGAATGATTCCCTACCTGCAAAAGCTCATCGACAAATATCGAGTCTCCGAACCCTTTGACGACTATATGAGCAAACCTGGAAGAAATCGCGATAAGGAATTGGCAGCAGTGCGCATCTGCGTGATAACTCCCACGAAAACCACAGAAAAGAAATTCATCGCGAAAAGCGATTTTCACTCTTCCACATAG
- a CDS encoding P-loop NTPase, producing the protein MKSKGLVIAVSGKGGVGKTTTTALMAKILGETNPEKSVLVIDANPDSNLADVLGIPVTRTVGIVTEELKKSLEKSEIPPTMTKEDILETRIFEILRETPSFDLLVMGRGEGEGCYCPVNAFLAHIVDRLMSNYDVTLMDMEAGLEHLSRRTDRDVDIMLVVTDPSSMGLMTARRIKEVAKEVHIEFKKYCLIGNRWKPELEPMLQEEAKKLGYEFMGIIPTDDNIFAHNLTGKSLLNLPSESPAIPAVRQILTRIGLLNSTS; encoded by the coding sequence TTGAAATCCAAAGGCTTAGTCATCGCGGTTTCAGGCAAAGGCGGCGTTGGCAAAACTACAACAACCGCCCTGATGGCCAAGATTCTAGGCGAGACTAACCCAGAAAAAAGTGTGTTGGTCATTGATGCTAACCCTGATTCTAACCTAGCTGACGTTTTGGGCATTCCTGTAACTCGCACTGTGGGCATTGTCACAGAGGAATTGAAGAAGTCTTTGGAAAAATCGGAGATTCCGCCCACAATGACCAAAGAGGACATCTTGGAGACGCGTATCTTTGAGATTCTGCGTGAAACACCGAGCTTCGATTTGCTTGTGATGGGACGCGGCGAAGGCGAAGGCTGCTACTGCCCCGTCAATGCTTTCTTAGCACACATTGTAGACCGGTTGATGAGCAATTATGATGTGACCCTGATGGACATGGAAGCAGGACTAGAACACTTAAGCCGCAGAACTGACCGAGACGTCGACATAATGCTTGTTGTAACCGATCCCAGTTCCATGGGCTTAATGACTGCTCGCCGCATCAAGGAAGTAGCCAAAGAAGTGCACATAGAATTCAAGAAATACTGCTTGATCGGAAACAGGTGGAAACCCGAATTGGAACCCATGCTTCAAGAGGAAGCCAAGAAACTAGGTTACGAATTCATGGGCATCATTCCAACCGACGATAACATATTTGCCCACAACTTGACTGGAAAATCATTACTCAATCTGCCATCGGAGAGCCCAGCCATACCAGCAGTGAGGCAAATACT
- a CDS encoding 30S ribosomal protein S19 has translation MEHTQKTEDDKPMPREFHYRGFAFADLLAMSMDEFIKLLPSRQRRSLQRGLSPEQRKLLEAIRKIKQSPPVEAQKGPSIKTHARDMIILPEMVGVTILVHTGKEFAAFEIKPEMIGHYTGEFAITNKPVKHGVPGIGASRSSMYVPLK, from the coding sequence ATCGAACATACTCAAAAAACAGAGGACGATAAGCCTATGCCGAGAGAATTCCACTACCGTGGCTTCGCTTTTGCTGATCTGTTAGCCATGTCGATGGACGAGTTCATAAAGCTGTTACCATCGCGTCAACGCCGCAGCCTACAACGCGGCTTAAGCCCTGAACAACGTAAACTGCTCGAAGCCATACGAAAGATCAAGCAGAGTCCTCCAGTGGAGGCACAGAAAGGTCCATCGATCAAGACGCATGCACGTGACATGATTATTCTACCTGAAATGGTAGGCGTCACCATCCTTGTGCACACTGGAAAAGAGTTTGCAGCCTTTGAGATAAAGCCTGAAATGATTGGGCACTATACAGGCGAGTTCGCCATAACAAATAAGCCGGTCAAACACGGCGTTCCTGGAATAGGCGCCTCGCGTTCATCGATGTACGTTCCATTGAAGTAA